The Streptomyces seoulensis genome contains a region encoding:
- a CDS encoding glycine C-acetyltransferase: protein MFDNVRDDLRATLDEIRAAGLHKPERVIGTPQSATVEVTGGGRPGEVLNFCANNYLGLADHPGVVAAAHEALDRWGYGMASVRFICGTQEVHKDLEARLSAFLGQEDTILYSSCFDANGGVFETLLGAEDAVISDALNHASIIDGIRLSKARRFRYANRDLADLETQLKEANAGGARRKLIVTDGVFSMDGYVAPLAEICDLADRYDAMVMVDDSHAVGFVGPTGRGTPELHGVTDRVDIITGTLGKALGGASGGYVAARAEIVALLRQRSRPYLFSNTLAPVIAAASLKVLDLLESADDLRVRLAENTALFRSRMTEAGFDILPGDHAIAPVMIGDAAEAARMAELLLEHGVYVIAFSYPVVPQGKARIRVQLSAAHSTEDVNRAVDAFIAARAELAG from the coding sequence ATGTTCGACAACGTCCGCGACGACCTGCGCGCCACCCTCGACGAGATCCGTGCCGCCGGACTGCACAAGCCCGAGCGCGTCATCGGCACCCCGCAGTCCGCGACCGTCGAGGTCACCGGGGGCGGCCGCCCCGGCGAGGTCCTCAACTTCTGCGCCAACAACTACCTCGGCCTCGCCGACCACCCCGGCGTGGTCGCCGCCGCCCACGAGGCGCTCGACCGCTGGGGCTACGGCATGGCCTCCGTGCGCTTCATCTGCGGCACCCAGGAGGTCCACAAGGACCTGGAGGCCCGCCTCTCGGCGTTCCTCGGCCAGGAGGACACGATCCTCTACTCCTCCTGCTTCGACGCCAACGGCGGCGTCTTCGAGACCCTGCTCGGCGCCGAGGACGCGGTGATCTCCGACGCCCTCAACCACGCCTCCATCATCGATGGCATCCGCCTGTCCAAGGCCCGCCGCTTCCGCTACGCCAACCGCGACCTCGCCGACCTGGAGACCCAGCTCAAGGAGGCGAACGCGGGCGGCGCCCGGCGCAAGCTGATCGTCACCGACGGCGTCTTCTCCATGGACGGCTACGTCGCCCCCCTCGCGGAGATCTGCGACCTCGCCGACCGCTACGACGCGATGGTCATGGTCGACGACTCGCACGCCGTCGGCTTCGTCGGCCCCACCGGCCGCGGCACGCCCGAGCTGCACGGCGTGACGGACCGCGTCGACATCATCACCGGCACCCTCGGCAAGGCCCTCGGCGGCGCCTCCGGCGGCTACGTCGCCGCCCGCGCCGAGATCGTCGCCCTGCTGCGCCAGCGCTCGCGCCCGTACCTGTTCTCCAACACCCTCGCCCCGGTCATCGCCGCCGCCTCCCTGAAGGTCCTCGACCTCCTGGAGTCCGCCGACGACCTGCGCGTCCGGCTCGCCGAGAACACCGCGCTGTTCCGCTCCCGCATGACCGAGGCCGGCTTCGACATCCTCCCCGGCGATCACGCCATCGCCCCGGTGATGATCGGCGACGCGGCCGAGGCGGCCCGCATGGCGGAGCTGCTGCTGGAGCACGGTGTGTACGTGATCGCCTTCTCCTACCCGGTGGTCCCGCAGGGCAAGGCGCGCATCCGCGTGCAGCTCTCCGCCGCGCACTCCACGGAGGACGTGAACCGCGCCGTGGACGCCTTCATCGCGGCCCGCGCCGAGCTGGCGGGCTGA
- a CDS encoding sensor histidine kinase: MSHLRAPVSRADRREGGRHGRPVARPAPALPETLLRPQLVRLAVLPPVAVALAATAAVVFTVRSSGAHTGLALWAVLALTVVVAGAAIAIAAVAADRAARSVGDRVGALRRNAARSEADLRALVDALRRGEPPPRGKPRRRPPEDADDFELLAADLARAHDGAVTAVVRAAQLSSQAANEQKLEVFVNLARRLQSLVHREISILDELENEIEDPDLLKGLFHVDHLATRIRRHAENLAVLGGAVSRRQWSNPVDMTEVLRSAIAEVEQYSRVRLVPPVDGELRGHAVADVIHLLAELVENATVFSAPQTQVLLRANLVTSGLAIEVEDRGLGMPVDEQHRMNALLADPDQVNVASLLADGRIGLYVVSQLARRHGISVRLQTNIYGGVQAVLVVPQALLGASAGAVPGVVPEGEGAAAGQEVAAGQGVVAAGSVGAGAAGAGPAGSGGAGVSDAAGAPSAPSAAATGRHRQVARRGSGDAGAGTGAAPGARADGGGGAASGAVPPPLPKRGAQERRPNPAEAVPGISVGDRVVVEAHAGVLPTPRGGVAPAGVDKPRLPRRRAQEHIVPQLRGGPAPRQESDLVVGHDPGLMAAFQRGVGLAESQQSLEAVEQGYVEPPPTGDGAPSGAAYMEAPHTDTAHMAAADMTSGHMEPGHVEVGPMEVGHVEPGHMEASHMDPRHMGSAHMGSAHMGSAHMESGHMEPAPLDRSSPPA; encoded by the coding sequence ATGTCTCACCTCCGCGCACCGGTCTCCCGTGCCGACCGCCGAGAGGGCGGCCGACACGGGAGACCGGTCGCCCGACCCGCTCCCGCACTGCCCGAAACGCTCCTGCGGCCCCAGCTCGTGCGACTCGCCGTGCTCCCGCCCGTCGCGGTCGCCCTCGCCGCCACGGCGGCCGTCGTGTTCACCGTCCGCTCCAGCGGCGCCCACACCGGCCTCGCCCTCTGGGCGGTGCTCGCCCTGACCGTCGTGGTCGCCGGGGCCGCCATCGCCATCGCCGCCGTGGCCGCCGACCGGGCCGCCCGCTCCGTCGGCGACCGCGTCGGCGCCCTGCGCCGCAACGCCGCCCGGAGCGAGGCCGACCTGCGGGCCCTGGTCGACGCGCTGCGCCGCGGTGAGCCGCCGCCGCGCGGCAAACCGCGCCGCAGGCCGCCCGAGGACGCCGACGACTTCGAACTCCTCGCCGCCGACCTGGCCCGCGCGCACGACGGCGCCGTCACCGCCGTCGTCCGCGCGGCCCAGCTCTCCAGCCAGGCCGCCAACGAACAGAAACTCGAGGTCTTCGTCAACCTCGCCCGACGTCTCCAGTCACTGGTGCACCGGGAGATCTCCATCCTCGACGAGCTGGAGAACGAGATCGAGGACCCCGATCTGCTGAAGGGGCTCTTCCACGTCGACCACCTCGCCACCCGTATCCGCCGCCACGCCGAGAACCTCGCCGTGCTCGGCGGCGCCGTCTCCCGGCGCCAGTGGAGCAACCCGGTCGACATGACCGAGGTGCTGCGCTCCGCCATCGCCGAGGTCGAGCAGTACTCACGGGTCAGGCTCGTCCCGCCCGTCGACGGCGAACTGCGCGGCCACGCCGTAGCCGACGTCATCCACCTCCTCGCCGAACTCGTCGAGAACGCCACGGTGTTCTCCGCCCCGCAGACCCAAGTGCTGCTGCGCGCCAACCTCGTGACCTCCGGGCTCGCCATCGAGGTGGAGGACCGGGGACTCGGCATGCCGGTCGATGAACAGCACCGGATGAACGCCCTCCTCGCCGACCCCGACCAGGTCAACGTCGCCAGCCTGCTGGCCGACGGCCGCATCGGTCTCTACGTCGTCTCCCAACTCGCCCGCCGCCACGGCATCTCGGTACGCCTCCAGACCAACATCTACGGGGGCGTGCAGGCGGTACTGGTCGTGCCGCAGGCGCTGTTGGGGGCTTCGGCGGGGGCGGTGCCGGGGGTGGTGCCGGAGGGTGAGGGAGCTGCTGCTGGTCAGGAGGTTGCTGCTGGTCAGGGGGTGGTGGCGGCCGGGTCCGTGGGGGCTGGGGCGGCGGGGGCCGGGCCGGCGGGGTCTGGTGGGGCGGGTGTCTCGGATGCTGCGGGTGCGCCGAGTGCGCCGAGTGCTGCGGCCACGGGGCGGCATCGGCAGGTGGCGCGGCGGGGGAGTGGGGACGCGGGTGCGGGTACGGGCGCGGCTCCCGGGGCCAGGGCGGACGGGGGTGGGGGCGCGGCGAGTGGTGCCGTCCCGCCTCCGTTGCCCAAGCGCGGTGCACAGGAGCGGCGGCCCAACCCGGCCGAGGCGGTGCCCGGCATCAGTGTCGGGGACCGGGTCGTCGTGGAGGCCCACGCGGGTGTGCTGCCGACACCACGCGGGGGAGTGGCACCGGCCGGCGTGGACAAGCCCCGGCTGCCGCGCCGCCGCGCCCAGGAACACATCGTGCCGCAGTTGCGCGGGGGGCCCGCGCCGCGTCAGGAGAGCGACCTCGTCGTGGGCCACGACCCCGGCCTGATGGCCGCCTTCCAGCGCGGGGTCGGCCTCGCCGAGTCCCAGCAGAGCCTGGAGGCCGTGGAGCAGGGGTACGTGGAGCCGCCGCCTACTGGTGACGGTGCGCCCTCGGGGGCCGCGTACATGGAGGCTCCCCATACGGACACCGCACACATGGCCGCCGCGGACATGACGTCCGGGCACATGGAGCCAGGGCACGTGGAGGTCGGCCCCATGGAGGTCGGCCACGTGGAGCCAGGGCACATGGAGGCGAGCCACATGGACCCGAGGCACATGGGTTCCGCCCACATGGGTTCCGCCCACATGGGTTCCGCCCACATGGAGTCCGGACATATGGAGCCCGCGCCCCTGGACAGGAGCTCGCCCCCCGCATGA
- a CDS encoding transketolase family protein: METMRDRFGAVASRLLDENPRVAVVLAEIGRDAFTDAARRHPDRLINVGIREQLLVGAAAGLSLTGMRPIVHTFAAFLVERAFEQVKLDLGHQDTGAVLVSAGASFDWPAGGQTHMSPGDVALLDTLDGWTVHVPGHPDEAETLLRHAVAAGDDKVYVRLSLQRNRLPFPVDGARFHTVREGRAGVVVAVGPMLDPVLAATEGLDVTVLYATTVRPFDTAALRRATETAGTDVVLVEPYLAGTSARAATEALSDVPHRVLGLGVGRQELRRYGTLDEHLAAHGLDARGLRERIGAFVGAGAVSA; this comes from the coding sequence CTGGAAACCATGCGTGACCGGTTCGGCGCCGTCGCCTCCCGGCTGCTGGACGAGAATCCGCGGGTCGCGGTCGTCCTCGCCGAGATCGGCCGGGACGCGTTCACGGACGCCGCCCGCCGCCATCCCGACCGGCTGATCAACGTCGGCATCCGCGAGCAGCTCCTCGTCGGGGCCGCCGCCGGACTCTCCCTCACCGGGATGCGGCCCATCGTGCACACCTTCGCCGCGTTCCTCGTGGAGCGCGCCTTCGAGCAGGTCAAGCTGGACCTCGGCCACCAGGACACCGGCGCGGTGCTGGTCAGCGCGGGCGCCTCCTTCGACTGGCCGGCCGGCGGCCAGACCCACATGTCGCCCGGCGACGTCGCCCTGCTCGACACCCTGGACGGCTGGACCGTGCACGTGCCCGGCCACCCGGACGAGGCCGAGACCCTGCTGCGGCACGCCGTCGCGGCGGGCGACGACAAGGTGTACGTACGCCTCTCCCTCCAGCGCAACCGGCTCCCCTTCCCCGTCGACGGCGCCCGCTTCCACACCGTGCGCGAGGGCCGGGCCGGGGTGGTCGTCGCGGTCGGCCCGATGCTGGACCCCGTCCTCGCCGCCACCGAGGGCCTGGACGTGACCGTGCTCTACGCGACGACCGTGCGCCCCTTCGACACGGCCGCCCTGCGCCGGGCCACCGAGACGGCGGGCACCGACGTGGTCCTGGTCGAGCCCTACCTCGCCGGGACCTCGGCCCGCGCCGCCACGGAGGCGCTGTCCGACGTGCCGCACCGCGTGCTCGGGCTGGGCGTGGGCCGCCAGGAGCTGCGCCGGTACGGCACGCTCGACGAGCACCTCGCCGCGCACGGCCTGGACGCCCGTGGCCTGCGGGAACGCATTGGCGCGTTCGTGGGAGCCGGCGCGGTCAGCGCCTAG
- the tdh gene encoding L-threonine 3-dehydrogenase: protein MKALVKEKAEPGLRLMDVPEPEVGPGDVLIKVMRTGICGTDLHIRAWDGWAQQAIRTPLIVGHEFVGQVVETGRDVSEIRVGDRVSGEGHLVCGKCRNCLAGRRHLCRSTIGLGVGRDGAFAEYVTLPASNVWVHRVPVDLDIAAVFDPFGNAVHTALSFPLVGEDVLITGAGPIGLMAAAVARHAGARNVVVTDVSEERLELARKIGASLALNVSRTTIADGQRELGLREGFDIGLEMSGRPEAMRDMIANMTHGGRIAMLGLPSQEFPVDWSRIVTSMITIKGIYGREMFETWYAMSVLLEGGLDLAPVITGRYDYRDYEAAFADAASGKGGKVILDWTA, encoded by the coding sequence TTGAAGGCGCTGGTCAAGGAGAAGGCGGAGCCCGGTCTTAGGCTCATGGACGTGCCCGAGCCCGAAGTGGGACCCGGCGACGTACTCATCAAGGTCATGCGGACCGGCATCTGCGGCACCGACCTGCACATCCGGGCCTGGGACGGCTGGGCGCAGCAGGCGATCCGCACCCCGCTGATCGTCGGCCACGAGTTCGTCGGGCAGGTCGTGGAGACCGGCCGCGACGTCAGCGAGATCCGGGTCGGCGACCGGGTCAGCGGCGAAGGACACCTGGTGTGCGGCAAGTGCCGCAACTGCCTGGCCGGCCGCCGCCACCTGTGCCGCTCCACCATCGGTCTGGGCGTGGGCCGTGACGGCGCGTTCGCCGAGTACGTGACGCTGCCCGCGTCCAACGTGTGGGTGCACCGGGTCCCCGTGGACCTCGACATCGCCGCCGTGTTCGACCCGTTCGGCAACGCCGTGCACACCGCGCTGTCCTTCCCGCTGGTCGGCGAGGACGTCCTGATCACCGGCGCGGGCCCGATCGGCCTCATGGCCGCGGCCGTCGCCCGGCACGCGGGCGCCCGCAACGTCGTCGTCACCGACGTCAGCGAGGAGCGCCTGGAGCTGGCCCGCAAGATAGGGGCGAGCCTGGCACTGAACGTCTCGCGGACCACGATCGCGGACGGTCAGCGGGAGCTGGGCCTGCGTGAGGGCTTCGACATCGGCCTGGAGATGTCCGGCCGCCCCGAGGCCATGCGCGACATGATCGCCAACATGACGCACGGCGGCCGGATCGCCATGCTGGGCCTGCCGTCGCAGGAGTTCCCAGTGGACTGGTCCCGGATCGTCACCTCGATGATCACCATCAAGGGCATCTACGGCCGGGAGATGTTCGAGACCTGGTACGCCATGTCCGTCCTCCTGGAGGGCGGCCTCGACCTCGCCCCCGTGATCACCGGCCGGTACGACTACCGCGACTACGAAGCGGCGTTCGCGGACGCAGCGAGCGGCAAGGGTGGCAAGGTCATCCTGGACTGGACCGCGTAA
- a CDS encoding LysR family transcriptional regulator, giving the protein MIEARRLHILRAVADHRTVTAAAAALYLTPSAVSQQLTALEQETGHRLVERGAKGVRLTPAGEILLSHTNAVLAQLERAEAELAAYGKGEAGTVTVAAFATGIAQVVAPALARLGRSAPGIGIRVQDAEGDASLRMLLDRQVDVAVAVEYRGAPPADDPRLTHLPLYAEPFDAVVPVGHRLADDAEMPLAELSELSKDPWIGPYPGNPCHDVVVLACESAGFQPRLEHSSDDFRAVVALASADAGVALVPRSALRGMDLTGVVVRPVDGVAPTRRVFAAVRRGAEGHPLIRPVLEALEQAAAEG; this is encoded by the coding sequence ATGATCGAGGCGCGGCGGCTCCACATCCTCCGTGCGGTGGCCGACCACCGCACGGTCACGGCGGCGGCCGCCGCGCTGTACCTCACCCCGTCCGCCGTCTCCCAGCAGCTCACCGCGCTGGAGCAGGAGACCGGCCACCGCCTGGTCGAGCGCGGCGCGAAGGGGGTACGGCTCACCCCGGCGGGCGAGATCCTGCTCAGCCACACCAACGCCGTGCTGGCCCAGCTCGAGCGGGCCGAGGCGGAGCTCGCGGCCTACGGCAAGGGCGAGGCGGGGACGGTCACCGTCGCCGCCTTCGCCACCGGCATCGCCCAGGTCGTGGCGCCCGCCCTGGCCCGCCTCGGCAGGTCGGCGCCCGGCATAGGCATCCGGGTCCAGGACGCCGAGGGCGACGCGAGCCTGAGGATGCTGCTGGACCGGCAGGTGGATGTGGCGGTGGCCGTCGAGTACCGGGGCGCGCCGCCCGCCGACGACCCCCGGCTCACCCATCTCCCGCTGTACGCCGAGCCGTTCGACGCCGTGGTCCCGGTCGGGCACCGGCTCGCCGACGACGCCGAGATGCCGCTGGCGGAGCTGTCGGAGCTGTCCAAGGACCCGTGGATCGGCCCGTACCCCGGCAACCCCTGTCACGACGTGGTCGTACTGGCCTGCGAGAGCGCCGGGTTCCAGCCGCGCCTGGAGCACTCCTCGGACGACTTCCGCGCCGTGGTCGCGCTGGCCTCGGCCGACGCGGGCGTGGCCCTCGTGCCCCGCTCGGCGCTGCGCGGCATGGACCTCACCGGTGTGGTCGTACGTCCGGTGGACGGCGTGGCCCCGACCCGCCGGGTCTTCGCGGCCGTGCGCCGGGGCGCCGAGGGGCATCCGCTGATCCGCCCGGTGCTGGAGGCACTGGAGCAGGCCGCCGCCGAGGGCTGA
- a CDS encoding GAF domain-containing protein, protein MMYEPARRVRGLLLTPEDKEAPARTSRLRRLGLGERPEPALDAFADHLAQVTGAPYAMVNFIGEQRQYFAGLSAPPTGPLAPAREGGARAEAGRGLPREHGFCPYVVVRHKALVLEDVRDYPRFAGNPIVDDLGIRSYLGAPLIDSSGMVLGTVCAADTEPRTWGKSGLEAIKAMAAELAVRIERAAEDGLPI, encoded by the coding sequence ATGATGTACGAGCCGGCCCGCCGCGTCCGTGGCCTGCTGCTCACCCCGGAGGACAAGGAGGCACCGGCCCGCACCTCCCGGCTGCGCAGGCTGGGCCTCGGGGAACGCCCCGAACCCGCCCTCGACGCCTTCGCCGACCACCTCGCCCAGGTCACCGGCGCGCCGTACGCCATGGTCAACTTCATCGGCGAGCAGCGCCAGTACTTCGCGGGCCTGAGCGCGCCGCCCACCGGCCCCCTGGCCCCGGCCCGCGAGGGCGGTGCGCGGGCCGAGGCCGGCCGGGGACTGCCGCGCGAACATGGGTTCTGCCCCTATGTGGTGGTCCGCCACAAGGCCCTGGTGCTGGAGGACGTCCGCGACTACCCGCGCTTCGCGGGCAACCCGATCGTCGACGACCTCGGCATCCGCTCCTACCTGGGCGCGCCGCTCATCGACAGCTCCGGCATGGTGCTCGGCACCGTGTGCGCCGCCGACACCGAGCCCCGCACCTGGGGAAAGTCCGGGCTTGAGGCCATCAAGGCGATGGCCGCCGAACTCGCCGTACGCATCGAACGCGCGGCCGAGGACGGGCTGCCCATCTGA
- a CDS encoding transketolase translates to MTITADHGYDDLPRLMSLMTGDEKHDFAATSTLDVLWVLYDRVLDVTPERAGAPDRDRFLLSKGHGPMAYYAVLAAKGFVPEEWLPGFGSYDSPLGHHPDRVLVPGAEIGSGSLGHGLPLAVGSALGLRAQGLGGPAVWVLIGDAELDEGSNHEAIAYAGAAGLDRLHTVVVDNASASHALPGGIAARFEAANWSTATVDGRDHAALYEALTAPHPGRPHAVVARVEPKNAH, encoded by the coding sequence ATGACGATCACAGCGGACCACGGCTACGACGATCTGCCCCGGCTGATGAGCCTGATGACCGGCGACGAGAAGCACGACTTCGCCGCAACCTCCACGCTCGATGTGCTGTGGGTGCTCTACGACCGGGTGCTCGACGTCACCCCCGAGCGGGCCGGCGCTCCCGACCGGGACCGGTTCCTGCTGAGCAAGGGGCACGGGCCGATGGCGTACTACGCCGTGCTCGCGGCGAAGGGGTTCGTGCCCGAGGAGTGGCTCCCCGGCTTCGGGTCGTACGACTCGCCGCTCGGGCACCACCCGGACCGGGTGCTCGTGCCGGGTGCCGAGATCGGCAGCGGGTCGCTCGGGCACGGGCTGCCCCTGGCCGTCGGCAGCGCGCTCGGGCTGCGGGCGCAGGGGCTCGGCGGGCCGGCGGTGTGGGTGCTCATCGGGGACGCCGAGCTGGACGAGGGCAGCAACCACGAGGCCATCGCCTACGCCGGGGCGGCGGGCCTGGACCGGCTGCACACCGTGGTCGTGGACAACGCCTCCGCCAGCCACGCCCTGCCCGGCGGCATCGCGGCCCGGTTCGAGGCCGCGAACTGGTCCACCGCCACCGTCGACGGGCGCGATCACGCCGCGCTGTACGAAGCCCTCACCGCCCCGCATCCGGGCCGCCCGCACGCGGTCGTGGCCCGGGTGGAACCGAAGAACGCCCACTGA
- a CDS encoding DUF742 domain-containing protein translates to MAAVGDGPWLDDAAGRLVRPFTVSNGRTEPSVALDLISQVMATGVTPLGYLGPEHAQALDLSRAPVSVAEMAAHLRLPAVVTKVLLSDLLDCGALTTRPPAYRHNPTDRSLLEAVLDGLRRQL, encoded by the coding sequence GTGGCCGCCGTGGGCGACGGGCCCTGGCTCGACGACGCGGCCGGGCGGCTGGTGCGTCCGTTCACGGTCAGCAACGGCCGTACCGAACCCAGCGTGGCGCTGGATCTGATCTCCCAGGTGATGGCCACCGGGGTCACCCCGCTCGGCTATCTCGGCCCCGAGCACGCGCAGGCGCTCGACCTGTCCCGCGCGCCCGTATCGGTGGCCGAGATGGCCGCGCACCTGAGGCTGCCCGCCGTGGTCACCAAGGTGCTGCTCTCGGACCTCCTCGACTGCGGGGCGCTGACCACCAGGCCCCCCGCCTACCGCCACAACCCCACTGACCGGTCTCTGCTGGAGGCAGTGCTCGATGGACTACGACGACAGCTCTGA
- a CDS encoding barstar family protein translates to MPAATLAEVVHQAGWKVIPLDLAGVTDQAGFMDRATKALDLPEFAGRNWQAFQDACGDIGWGPEVAGRLLVVLGWRDYAKAQPEQWESAQQVLESVAGRQQKYDSTLAVVLTLV, encoded by the coding sequence ATGCCCGCAGCCACCCTCGCCGAGGTCGTCCACCAGGCCGGCTGGAAGGTCATCCCGCTCGACCTCGCAGGCGTCACGGACCAGGCCGGATTCATGGACCGCGCCACCAAGGCCCTCGACCTGCCCGAGTTCGCCGGACGCAACTGGCAGGCGTTCCAGGACGCCTGCGGCGACATCGGCTGGGGCCCCGAGGTGGCGGGCCGCCTCCTCGTCGTCCTCGGCTGGCGCGACTACGCCAAGGCCCAGCCCGAGCAGTGGGAGAGCGCCCAGCAGGTCCTCGAGTCGGTCGCGGGACGGCAGCAGAAGTACGACTCCACGCTCGCGGTCGTCCTGACCCTGGTCTGA
- a CDS encoding roadblock/LC7 domain-containing protein, with protein sequence MASDAPTAQASDLDWLLSGLVQRVPHTGSAVLLSCDGLVKSVHGLDPDSADHMAALASGLYSLGRSAGVRFGDGGEVRQVVVELDSTLLFVTTAGSGTCLAVLAGREADAAVLGYEMAMLVKSVRPYLVTAPRQPVTDPTAMRP encoded by the coding sequence ATGGCGAGCGATGCGCCGACCGCCCAGGCATCCGACCTCGACTGGCTGCTGAGCGGCCTCGTGCAGCGGGTCCCGCACACCGGCAGCGCGGTGCTCCTGTCCTGCGACGGGCTGGTGAAGTCCGTACACGGGCTGGACCCCGACAGTGCCGACCACATGGCCGCGCTCGCCTCCGGTCTGTACTCCCTCGGCCGCAGCGCGGGGGTCCGGTTCGGGGACGGCGGGGAGGTGCGGCAGGTCGTGGTCGAGCTGGACTCCACCCTGCTGTTCGTCACCACCGCCGGCTCCGGCACCTGTCTCGCCGTGCTCGCCGGACGCGAGGCCGACGCCGCCGTGCTCGGCTACGAGATGGCGATGCTGGTCAAGAGCGTCCGCCCGTACCTCGTCACCGCGCCCCGGCAGCCCGTCACCGACCCCACGGCGATGAGGCCGTGA
- a CDS encoding GTP-binding protein encodes MDYDDSSDPFPTALKILVAGGFGVGKTTFVGAVSEIAPLSTEELLTTVGAATDNLDGVENKVETTVAMDFGRITLDPRHVLYLFGTPGQERFWFMWDELSEGALGAVILADTRRLQECFPAVDFFEERGVAFIVAVNEFDGGFRYDPDEVRAALDLSPAVPVVPCDARISSSGVQTLLTLVQHLLAHTPAPAPSHSAHM; translated from the coding sequence ATGGACTACGACGACAGCTCTGACCCGTTCCCCACCGCGCTCAAGATCCTGGTGGCCGGCGGGTTCGGGGTGGGCAAGACGACCTTCGTGGGTGCGGTCAGCGAGATCGCGCCGCTCAGCACGGAGGAACTGCTCACCACGGTCGGCGCGGCCACCGACAATCTCGACGGTGTGGAGAACAAGGTCGAGACGACCGTCGCCATGGACTTCGGCCGTATCACCCTCGACCCCCGGCACGTCCTCTATCTGTTCGGCACGCCCGGCCAGGAGCGGTTCTGGTTCATGTGGGACGAGCTGTCCGAGGGCGCGCTCGGCGCGGTCATCCTCGCCGACACCCGCCGCCTTCAGGAGTGCTTCCCCGCCGTCGACTTCTTCGAGGAACGCGGCGTCGCCTTCATCGTGGCCGTCAACGAGTTCGACGGCGGCTTCCGCTACGACCCCGACGAGGTGCGTGCCGCCCTCGACCTGAGCCCCGCCGTACCGGTCGTCCCCTGCGACGCCCGTATCTCCAGCTCCGGCGTGCAGACCCTGCTCACCCTCGTCCAGCACCTCCTCGCCCACACCCCGGCGCCCGCGCCGAGCCACAGCGCACACATGTGA
- a CDS encoding MmcQ/YjbR family DNA-binding protein, with the protein MPDAEDVRRIALSLPDTTEKVAWSMPTFRVAGKMFATLPEEETSLAVRCPKEERDELVLAEPEKFWIADHEANFAWVRARLAALDGEDELRDILADSWRQAAPIRLLEEHPDLGVPQNG; encoded by the coding sequence ATGCCGGACGCAGAAGACGTACGCCGTATCGCCCTGTCCCTGCCGGACACCACCGAGAAGGTGGCCTGGAGCATGCCCACCTTCCGGGTGGCCGGGAAGATGTTCGCCACGCTCCCGGAGGAGGAGACCTCCCTCGCGGTGCGCTGCCCGAAGGAGGAGCGGGACGAACTGGTGCTGGCCGAGCCGGAGAAGTTCTGGATCGCGGATCACGAGGCGAACTTCGCCTGGGTCCGGGCGAGACTCGCGGCGCTGGACGGCGAGGACGAACTCCGCGACATCCTCGCCGACTCCTGGCGCCAGGCGGCCCCCATACGGCTGCTGGAGGAGCATCCGGATCTGGGAGTGCCGCAGAACGGCTAG